The genomic DNA TAGACACACAATCATTAAATAACGCTTTTTTTTCATTTAAAAACCTCCTTTAGATTCACTTGTATTCGTTGATCTTTTATACAAGGAATGTGTAACAACCTTTTTTCATACCTCTATAATAACAAAGAACCCCCCTTTAGGAATTGACGTTTTTTTCGCACCTCTTGCGAAAATTTTGAAAGTTCTTGTTATACCAGGGTTTACAACGCCCGTTATTTAATAATCATTACTAAAAAAAGGCGATTTTAGTCAATTTTTATCAAAAATCCCCGACAAAAGTTTAAGGTTTCTAGCCATTTAACGAGAAAAGCTCAAAAAGTTAGTAATTGATACTAACTTTTTGAGCTTTGTGTAACACTTTTGAAGAAGTCGCTTGAAAAAAAACAGTATTTTTTTCGTATTTTCTCTACTTTTTTAAGAATCTAGCCAAGCAACGCACTAATTAATAGCCCTAAGGCATAGGTGCCATTGAAAACCATTAAGTTTTTAATGGAATGACGGAAACTTTTCGGCTGCGGCAATTCTTGTTTAAACGTTTGAATATTTTTCCAAATGACAGGCAAAGTAGCAAATGTAATTAACACTGGCCATTGATAAATACCACTAATGAAGCCGAATAAAATCACCAGATAACCAGCTAGCGCTAACACTTGAAACAGCACAATCCCTGCTGGGCGCCCGATATAATAGACTAATGTATAACGGTGGTTCTCAATATCCGTGTCTAAGTCCCGTAAATTGTTGGCGAGCATGATGTTAGCAATCGAACAGACCAAGGGCAAGGACGCCACGACAATCGCAAGCACCGCCCAGAGATTGCCGTCTAAGCGAAAGGCGCCGCTAGCAAAATCGACCGTTAAGTAAAACGGCGGATTGGTGACGACGTTCAAGTAAACGGTTAAGACGAAGATGCCTAAGCCCATCGTGAAACCACTGAAAATTTCCCCCAAGGGCATGCGGGATAACGGAATCGGTCCATACGTGTAGAAAATACCGATGAAGCAGCAAATCCCCCCTAATACGAGGAAGAGCCAGCCGGTTTGAACCGTTAAGTACGCACCCACAACGGCAGTGAAGGCAATCATGGCGAAAATCATGTTGCGGACCAGTTGTGGTGAAACGCCTGATTGTCCGATAATATTTTCTTCATATTTATAGACGTCAGATTTGGCTTTTTTAAAATCCATGTAATTGTTAATGGCGGTGGTGGCCATATCAAAGACCACCATGCCAATGAAGAAAACCAGCGTGTTGCCCCACTGGACTTCCCCGAAATAGGTCATTGAAAACAAGACCCCGATAATGAAGGGAAAGAGACTGGCTAGCTTCGTCTGAATTTCCACTACTTTTAAAAACACATTTAAAGACATTTTTAGTCGCTCCTTATTTCAAATCGGCCCGATTCCCCATCGTATAGCCAGAGTCTTTGCCGATTTCAAAGTTGCCTTCGATATCTTTGCTGATGTAGACTTTGTCGTCTTTTGTGACGAAAATGGCATCGGTTCCTTTCAGACTTTCGACATATTCTAGTCCTTTTTTGACGCCCATTGAGAAGACGGCTGTTGAGAGACCATCACCATCGATGGATTTGTCGGTGATAATGGTGACACCCGCGATGTCGTTATCAAACGGATAGCCAGTTTCACGATCGAAGAGATGGTGGTACGTTTTGCCATCGACTTTTAAGTAGCGTTCATAAATTCCTGATGTGACTAAGGTTTTGTTGCTTTCTTTGACTTGACCTAAGACTGTGTTGCGGGCTTTATTCGGATCTTGAATGCCGACTGTCCAATCCATATCTTTGCCACGTGGGCTGTGCCCTAAGACGTAAACATTTCCGCCTAAATCGACGATAGCGGTGGTGACGCCGTTGTCTTTGAGGACTTTCACGACTTCGTCGGTGATGAAGCCTTTGGCAATTGCGCCTAAATCCAATTGCATGCCTTTTTCTTCAAGGTAAACGGTTTGCTCTTTGTCGTTGAATTTGACTTTCGTGTAATCAACGAGTTTCAAGGCTTGATCAATTTCGGCTTGGCTTGGTTTGCGGGCATCATCGAAGCCAATGTGCCACATAGAGGTGATTGGGCCAATTGCCATGTCGAAGCCGCCGCGGGAGTCTTTGCTGTATTCATAGGCTTTTTTCAACAAAGGATACAGGTCATCTGAGACTTTGACTGGTTTTACGCCTGCTTCTTGGTTGATTTCATCAATTTCTGAACCTGGTTGGTTGACGGTGATTTTATCGCCTAGTTCTTTGACACGGGCAAAGGCTTTCGGTAAGACGTCTTCTTTGCCATCATCGTAGATGCGAATTTGAACGTAGGTACCAAGCATTGTTTGACGGTCAGAGTATGGTTCTGTATTAATTTTCGCTTCTGGTTTTGAGGAACAAGCAGCTGCCACAAACAGCACTGCTAGAACACTCACCATGAGCAGAAGTTTCTTTTTCATAGGATTCCCTCTTCTTTCCTTCTTTAATTAAAAAATAAGTTCTCTTGCATAGTAGCCTTTTTTGGAAAAAATGAAAAGTCTTTCTCTTGGAAATTCACAAATTTCTGTGAAAAAATTTGTGAAATGATGGACAGAACTAGCGAAGAAAAAGGGGCGGGAAAGTCAGCCAACCGACTTTTTCCCAACCCCTCAATGGTGTCAAGTAATTGCTGAAAAGCATTTCAGGAACTACTTCACGATTCATTTATTATTACTTATTTTGTTACGATGTTGTCAACAACGATTTCAGTTGTGTCGCCTTTTTCAGCAGCGTTCACTAATTGTTGTGCGTAGTTGATGAATGAATGTGTGCTGTGTGTTGCACCAGTTACCACTTCAACACCTGCAGGTGAGCCGTCTTCTTCGCCCATTGCTTTAACAAATTCTTTGTTTAATGTTTCGATATATTCTTTTGGTCCAACGCCAGCAACGTCTTTCATTTTGCTTTCGTATTCAGTGTCATCTTTTTTAGATTTGCCGTCAGCGTTCACGTTATCGTAGTTAGATTCAGTCACTTTACCATCTTTCACAGTCATTGAGAATGTTGTGTGGTAGCCGTTTGAGTCATTTTTTTCTTTCAATGAGTACGTACCATCTTTCAATGCTGCGCCATTGTCGATTTCGATTGTGTCTGTGTTACCAGCTTGTGCTGCTTGGATTAATTGTTGTGCGTAGTTTTGGAATGATTCAGATGAATGAGTCGCACCAGTTACTACTTCCACACCGCTTGCGCTTTGTTCTTTAACAAAAGAATCGTTTAATTGTTTGATGTATTCTTTTGGTCCAACACCAGATTTTGCTTTCATGCTTTCTTCATACTTAGTGTCTTCTGTTTTAGATTTGCCGTCAGCATTGATGTTGTCATATTTAGATTCAGTGATTTTGCCGTCTTTTACAGTCATTTCAAAGACTGCACGGTAACCATTTTTTTCATTTTTTTCTTCTAATTTATACGTACCATCTTTTAAATCGCCACCGGCAACTTTTTTCGCTGGTGCTGATGATTCAGTTGATTTTTTCGTTTCTGAAGATGCTGCGCTAGAAGAGTTCGTTGTGTTGTCTTTCTTGTCT from Enterococcus faecalis includes the following:
- the menA gene encoding 1,4-dihydroxy-2-naphthoate polyprenyltransferase, coding for MSLNVFLKVVEIQTKLASLFPFIIGVLFSMTYFGEVQWGNTLVFFIGMVVFDMATTAINNYMDFKKAKSDVYKYEENIIGQSGVSPQLVRNMIFAMIAFTAVVGAYLTVQTGWLFLVLGGICCFIGIFYTYGPIPLSRMPLGEIFSGFTMGLGIFVLTVYLNVVTNPPFYLTVDFASGAFRLDGNLWAVLAIVVASLPLVCSIANIMLANNLRDLDTDIENHRYTLVYYIGRPAGIVLFQVLALAGYLVILFGFISGIYQWPVLITFATLPVIWKNIQTFKQELPQPKSFRHSIKNLMVFNGTYALGLLISALLG
- a CDS encoding FAD:protein FMN transferase — translated: MKKKLLLMVSVLAVLFVAAACSSKPEAKINTEPYSDRQTMLGTYVQIRIYDDGKEDVLPKAFARVKELGDKITVNQPGSEIDEINQEAGVKPVKVSDDLYPLLKKAYEYSKDSRGGFDMAIGPITSMWHIGFDDARKPSQAEIDQALKLVDYTKVKFNDKEQTVYLEEKGMQLDLGAIAKGFITDEVVKVLKDNGVTTAIVDLGGNVYVLGHSPRGKDMDWTVGIQDPNKARNTVLGQVKESNKTLVTSGIYERYLKVDGKTYHHLFDRETGYPFDNDIAGVTIITDKSIDGDGLSTAVFSMGVKKGLEYVESLKGTDAIFVTKDDKVYISKDIEGNFEIGKDSGYTMGNRADLK
- the pplA gene encoding extracellular electron transfer flavoprotein PplA: MKVNKFVKGFAAIALFSLVLAGCGADKKDNTTNSSSAASSETKKSTESSAPAKKVAGGDLKDGTYKLEEKNEKNGYRAVFEMTVKDGKITESKYDNINADGKSKTEDTKYEESMKAKSGVGPKEYIKQLNDSFVKEQSASGVEVVTGATHSSESFQNYAQQLIQAAQAGNTDTIEIDNGAALKDGTYSLKEKNDSNGYHTTFSMTVKDGKVTESNYDNVNADGKSKKDDTEYESKMKDVAGVGPKEYIETLNKEFVKAMGEEDGSPAGVEVVTGATHSTHSFINYAQQLVNAAEKGDTTEIVVDNIVTK